In Elusimicrobiota bacterium, the following are encoded in one genomic region:
- a CDS encoding 2,3-bisphosphoglycerate-independent phosphoglycerate mutase has product MINLVSSVVIRTDSKVLLVVADGLGGMALPETGLSELETAKHPNLDSLARESACGVTTPIYPGITPGSGPAHLSLFGYDPTKYEIGRGVLEALGSGIKLTCNDLACRANFATYDKSINEIVDRRAGRIPTDKNKELCSFLQKNITEIDGVKVLIKSGKEHRFVVVFTGDGLEFNLTENDPQKEHRAPLAVKAIDNGSKKSEIVINKFIDRVKELLKDEVPANYPLLRGFAKYPDIPSMGKLYKLTPAAVATYPMYRGLAQLVGMEILSTGETLADEIRTVKDNMSKFDFFYLHIKKTDAMGEDGNFDGKVKMIEEIDKYIPEIRGLGFDTIVFTGDHSTPAVMKGHSWHHVPALIWSKFTPINDVQKFTERECMHGSLGRMHACEVMPVALANALKLGKYGA; this is encoded by the coding sequence TTGATAAATTTAGTTTCATCGGTGGTCATAAGGACTGATAGTAAAGTATTACTTGTAGTTGCTGACGGGTTGGGTGGGATGGCGTTGCCTGAGACAGGATTATCTGAACTGGAGACTGCGAAACATCCTAACCTTGATTCTTTAGCGCGTGAGTCTGCTTGTGGGGTGACAACTCCTATTTATCCGGGTATTACGCCGGGAAGCGGGCCTGCGCATTTATCCTTGTTTGGTTATGATCCTACAAAATACGAAATCGGGCGCGGGGTATTGGAAGCGCTGGGGTCGGGGATTAAGCTTACTTGCAACGATTTGGCGTGCCGCGCGAATTTTGCTACATATGATAAATCAATAAATGAAATTGTTGACCGCCGTGCGGGACGGATACCAACTGATAAGAATAAGGAGTTGTGTTCGTTTCTTCAAAAAAATATTACTGAGATTGACGGTGTAAAAGTTTTGATTAAGTCCGGAAAAGAGCATAGGTTTGTCGTGGTATTCACAGGGGATGGTTTGGAGTTTAACCTTACTGAAAATGATCCGCAGAAAGAACATCGCGCACCGTTAGCAGTGAAGGCGATTGATAATGGGTCGAAAAAAAGTGAAATTGTTATAAATAAGTTCATCGATAGAGTTAAGGAATTACTTAAGGATGAGGTTCCGGCAAATTATCCGTTGTTACGCGGGTTTGCTAAGTATCCGGATATACCGTCAATGGGGAAATTGTATAAATTAACCCCTGCGGCAGTTGCGACGTATCCAATGTACCGCGGGTTAGCGCAATTGGTTGGGATGGAGATCCTGTCCACAGGTGAAACGTTAGCGGATGAAATACGTACCGTAAAAGATAATATGAGTAAATTTGATTTCTTTTATTTGCATATAAAGAAAACTGATGCGATGGGGGAAGATGGTAATTTCGACGGGAAAGTTAAGATGATAGAAGAGATTGATAAGTATATACCTGAAATCAGAGGGTTAGGGTTTGATACTATAGTATTTACCGGTGATCATTCAACCCCGGCTGTGATGAAAGGGCATTCGTGGCATCACGTACCTGCGCTTATCTGGTCAAAGTTCACGCCAATAAATGATGTGCAGAAGTTTACTGAACGCGAGTGTATGCATGGCAGTCTCGGGAGAATGCATGCGTGTGAGGTAATGCCGGTGGCTTTGGCGAATGCTCTCAAACTCGGGAAGTATGGCGCATAG
- the thrS gene encoding threonine--tRNA ligase yields MEVVEKMHSREELSTLRHSASHIMAQAVQELFPGTKLAIGPSIDDGFYYDFERSGGSAFTVEDFGKIEQRMREIVNENTVFVRTEIGKPEAIKMFAELGEKYKVELIDGIPDATVSMYTQGKFTDLCRGPHMNTTGEIKYFKLLSVAGAYWRGDEKREQLQRIYATAFFTKQELEDYLKLLEEAKLRDHRKLGRDLDLFGIYEEAGPGLIFWHPKGALIRKTIEDFWREEHLKNGYDILFTPHIAKIDLWQISGHWDFYRENMYSPMEIDKQDYEIKPMNCPFHILVYKSALRSYRELPFRWCELGTVYRYERSGVLHGLMRVRGFTQDDAHIFCRLDQIEDEVVNALNFVVYILKTFGFENYEVYISTRPPNSVGSTENWSRAENALKTALEKIGLTYQIDPGAGVFYGPKIDIKIKDCLNRTWQCSTIQVDFNLPERFNVTYRNNEGKDETVIMIHRALMGSLERFFGVLIEHYAGAFPVWLSPVQVLIATITDKQDEYAKQVCDVLKSNGIRAKLDLRNEKIGLKIREAELQKVPFTIVLGKREVENKVLSVRQHKKGDLGSMDLSSFTAQVTELIKTKK; encoded by the coding sequence ATGGAAGTTGTAGAGAAAATGCATTCGCGTGAAGAGTTGAGTACTCTCCGTCATTCCGCTAGTCATATAATGGCACAAGCTGTGCAAGAACTGTTCCCGGGAACTAAGCTTGCAATCGGCCCATCGATTGATGACGGGTTTTATTACGATTTTGAACGTTCCGGCGGCAGTGCGTTTACCGTTGAGGATTTTGGTAAAATTGAACAGCGTATGCGCGAGATTGTTAATGAAAACACTGTATTTGTACGCACAGAAATCGGGAAACCTGAAGCTATTAAGATGTTTGCTGAACTCGGGGAGAAGTATAAGGTTGAACTGATAGACGGTATCCCGGATGCAACTGTGTCTATGTACACGCAGGGAAAGTTTACCGATCTCTGCCGCGGGCCGCATATGAATACTACCGGTGAAATTAAGTATTTTAAGCTTTTATCCGTAGCAGGTGCGTACTGGCGCGGGGATGAGAAACGTGAACAATTGCAGCGTATATATGCTACTGCGTTCTTTACAAAGCAGGAACTTGAGGATTATCTGAAACTTCTGGAAGAAGCTAAACTGCGGGATCATCGCAAGCTAGGGCGTGACCTTGACCTGTTTGGTATCTATGAAGAGGCAGGGCCGGGGCTTATCTTCTGGCATCCTAAAGGAGCGTTAATACGTAAAACTATAGAAGATTTCTGGAGAGAAGAACATCTGAAGAACGGGTATGATATATTATTTACGCCGCATATAGCAAAAATTGATCTTTGGCAGATTTCGGGGCATTGGGATTTTTACCGGGAGAATATGTACTCTCCTATGGAAATTGATAAGCAGGATTATGAAATTAAGCCAATGAACTGCCCGTTTCATATACTGGTTTATAAATCAGCGTTAAGAAGTTACCGCGAATTGCCGTTCAGGTGGTGTGAGCTTGGGACGGTGTACCGGTATGAACGGTCCGGTGTGCTGCACGGGTTAATGCGGGTACGCGGGTTTACCCAGGATGATGCGCATATTTTTTGCCGTTTAGACCAGATAGAAGATGAAGTGGTTAACGCATTAAATTTTGTGGTGTATATCCTCAAAACATTTGGGTTTGAGAATTATGAAGTGTATATTTCTACACGGCCGCCTAATTCAGTAGGTAGTACTGAAAACTGGTCCCGCGCAGAAAATGCGTTGAAAACTGCACTGGAAAAAATTGGGTTAACATACCAGATAGATCCCGGAGCGGGTGTGTTCTACGGCCCAAAGATTGATATCAAAATTAAGGATTGTTTAAACCGTACGTGGCAGTGTTCAACAATACAGGTGGATTTTAACTTACCGGAGAGGTTTAATGTTACCTACCGCAACAACGAGGGTAAGGATGAAACTGTTATTATGATACACCGCGCGTTGATGGGTTCGCTTGAACGGTTCTTTGGAGTGTTAATTGAACACTACGCCGGCGCGTTCCCTGTGTGGTTATCACCTGTGCAAGTGCTTATCGCAACAATAACGGATAAACAGGATGAGTATGCAAAACAGGTGTGTGATGTATTGAAATCAAACGGTATCCGTGCGAAGTTGGATCTGCGGAATGAAAAGATCGGGTTAAAGATAAGGGAAGCAGAACTACAAAAAGTGCCGTTTACCATAGTACTGGGTAAACGTGAAGTTGAAAATAAGGTGTTAAGTGTGCGTCAGCATAAAAAAGGTGATCTTGGCAGTATGGACTTGTCAAGTTTTACGGCTCAGGTTACTGAGCTAATAAAAACTAAGAAATAG
- the infC gene encoding translation initiation factor IF-3, which produces MVRARVNTQIRVPEVRVIDIDGKQVGVIPIQQAIDLAKQQGVDLVEISPNANPPVCRVIEYSKYCYEQQKKIKQQQKKQQGGEVKEIRFRPRIGPHDFETKLNHIKAFLGERNKVKVTIQLWGRERQHKDLGQALLQKVKDQTAEVANIENENFYGIDGPIGMLLTPKSKVVV; this is translated from the coding sequence ATTGTAAGAGCACGGGTTAATACCCAGATTCGTGTCCCAGAGGTTAGGGTAATTGATATTGATGGAAAACAGGTCGGTGTCATACCGATACAACAGGCAATAGACCTTGCAAAACAGCAAGGGGTGGATCTTGTAGAGATTTCACCAAATGCAAACCCGCCGGTTTGCAGGGTTATTGAGTATAGTAAATACTGTTACGAACAACAAAAGAAGATCAAGCAGCAACAGAAAAAACAGCAGGGCGGAGAGGTTAAGGAAATACGTTTTCGTCCCAGAATCGGGCCGCATGATTTTGAGACAAAGCTTAACCATATAAAAGCATTTCTTGGAGAAAGAAATAAAGTTAAGGTTACCATACAGTTATGGGGACGTGAACGACAGCATAAGGATTTAGGACAGGCGTTATTGCAGAAAGTGAAGGACCAGACAGCTGAAGTGGCAAATATTGAGAACGAAAATTTTTATGGTATCGACGGGCCGATTGGGATGCTATTGACGCCAAAGTCTAAAGTTGTAGTATAA
- the rpmI gene encoding 50S ribosomal protein L35, translating into MGKMKSHSGAKKRFKMTGTGKVKYKKNGTRHLLTGKSSKRMRHNRKLNVLGETETKRIHRLLPYA; encoded by the coding sequence ATGGGTAAAATGAAATCACATAGCGGCGCAAAAAAAAGGTTTAAAATGACCGGTACAGGTAAAGTTAAATACAAAAAAAACGGTACCCGGCATTTATTGACAGGGAAATCGTCAAAACGTATGCGGCATAACCGTAAGTTAAACGTATTGGGTGAGACAGAAACGAAACGTATACACCGGTTATTGCCATACGCGTAA
- the rplT gene encoding 50S ribosomal protein L20, translating to MVRVSSGKESHARKKRLFKQAKGYRYGKSKKFEAAKEQVYKSMAYAFAGRKDKKADFRSLWTIRINTAVRSFGLNYSQFIDGLNKSKIGLDRKILSELAVNDMEAFAKVVEAVKPALKKA from the coding sequence ATGGTTAGGGTAAGTAGCGGTAAAGAGTCGCATGCACGGAAAAAAAGGTTATTCAAACAAGCTAAAGGGTATAGATACGGCAAAAGTAAAAAGTTTGAAGCAGCAAAAGAGCAGGTTTATAAGTCAATGGCTTATGCTTTTGCCGGGAGAAAAGATAAGAAAGCGGACTTCCGGAGTTTGTGGACTATACGCATAAACACTGCAGTAAGGTCTTTTGGGTTGAACTACAGCCAGTTTATTGACGGGTTGAATAAAAGTAAGATCGGCCTTGACCGCAAAATATTGTCTGAACTCGCAGTGAATGATATGGAAGCGTTTGCAAAGGTTGTTGAAGCTGTTAAACCCGCGTTAAAAAAAGCATAA
- a CDS encoding TrkH family potassium uptake protein: MAFSQKFKLTATQVISIGFVGLILVGTLALFLPFAAKNGFKFSFIDALFTSTSAVCVTGLVVVDIGENLTLFGQIVVLLLIQLGGLGYMTISTLIFMLFRQQISIVNRLALKDALQKSNFENIFSFVLFVVKSTIIIELIGSAVLAVSFIPKHGFLKGIYYSVFHAVAAFCNAGFSLYSTNLLNCQRDLIVNFGIIVLIIIGGIGFPVLYELIYLKKQQRVSLQTKIVVVSTIALVLIGTVLIFYAEAFNQNTDIPKDSFGLALTSLFQSVTARTAGFNTVNIGAMTTTSLVVLMGLMFIGASPSSTGGGIKTVTFTVIVYTLLNVFRGKKEVNIRDRRIPDITVMNALIIFVISILWCIFAVVFINIADDHSLLNVVFEVISAFGTVGLSVGNPQNSALSFCSLLSEFSKIVIILTMFIGRVGFMTIGFAMLTMQPSKIKYPEEQVNVG, from the coding sequence ATGGCTTTTAGCCAAAAGTTTAAGTTAACAGCAACGCAGGTTATATCAATAGGGTTTGTGGGATTAATTCTTGTTGGTACCTTAGCGCTATTTTTGCCTTTCGCTGCAAAAAATGGTTTTAAGTTCAGTTTTATTGATGCGTTGTTTACTTCTACATCCGCGGTATGCGTCACCGGCCTTGTGGTGGTTGATATCGGGGAAAACCTTACCTTATTTGGCCAAATTGTCGTTTTGTTGTTGATACAGCTTGGCGGGTTGGGGTATATGACAATCTCAACATTAATATTCATGTTGTTCCGGCAACAGATTTCTATTGTGAATAGGCTGGCTTTAAAAGATGCGCTACAAAAAAGTAATTTTGAAAACATTTTTAGTTTTGTATTATTCGTTGTAAAGTCTACAATTATTATTGAGTTAATCGGTTCGGCTGTGCTTGCGGTAAGTTTTATTCCTAAACATGGTTTTCTTAAAGGTATTTACTACAGTGTTTTTCATGCAGTAGCAGCTTTTTGTAATGCAGGGTTTAGTTTATATTCTACAAACCTATTAAATTGCCAGCGTGATCTCATAGTTAATTTCGGAATAATCGTTCTTATAATTATAGGTGGTATAGGGTTCCCTGTACTCTACGAGTTGATATACCTTAAAAAACAGCAAAGGGTGTCATTACAAACAAAAATAGTGGTAGTGTCCACTATTGCGCTTGTGCTTATAGGTACGGTACTGATTTTTTATGCTGAAGCGTTTAATCAAAATACGGATATTCCCAAGGATTCGTTTGGGTTAGCCCTGACGTCGTTATTCCAGAGTGTTACAGCGCGTACAGCAGGGTTTAATACAGTTAATATAGGTGCAATGACAACTACCAGTTTGGTTGTATTGATGGGATTAATGTTTATCGGCGCATCACCCAGCAGTACCGGCGGGGGTATTAAGACGGTTACATTTACGGTGATTGTTTATACGTTGCTAAATGTTTTCCGTGGAAAAAAGGAAGTTAACATACGTGATCGCCGTATACCGGATATAACGGTGATGAACGCATTAATTATTTTTGTAATATCAATCCTTTGGTGTATCTTTGCTGTAGTATTTATCAATATTGCTGATGATCATAGTTTGTTAAATGTAGTATTTGAAGTTATCTCGGCGTTTGGTACAGTGGGATTGTCGGTGGGTAATCCTCAAAATAGTGCGTTAAGTTTTTGTTCTTTACTGTCAGAATTTAGTAAAATAGTAATCATATTGACAATGTTTATCGGTAGGGTTGGATTTATGACAATAGGGTTTGCAATGTTAACTATGCAACCGTCAAAGATAAAATATCCGGAAGAACAGGTGAATGTAGGGTAA
- a CDS encoding TrkA family potassium uptake protein, with protein MAKKQKNYVVIGLGSFGANISRALTKLGCQVLGIDVNEDNVKNIANEINQAVQADAADQKTLNELGITDFETVIVSIGENVEASIFITLLLKEMGVRNLIVRGVNPMHAQLLSKVGADRIVFPEKEMAERLAESLVSPNIIEQIELSPEYNITEILLPQMLKGKTIKEADIRARFNLHVIGLRRKMPVVLEDGETDFKEDLIIAPQPDSELMAGDILIILGRDEDMNKFKHL; from the coding sequence ATGGCAAAAAAACAAAAGAATTATGTAGTGATCGGGTTAGGGAGTTTTGGCGCAAATATTTCACGTGCGTTGACCAAGCTTGGATGCCAGGTTTTGGGGATTGATGTGAATGAAGATAACGTAAAAAATATTGCTAATGAGATAAACCAGGCTGTGCAAGCTGATGCAGCGGACCAAAAAACGTTGAATGAGCTGGGTATAACGGATTTTGAAACCGTGATAGTATCCATCGGCGAAAATGTTGAGGCAAGTATTTTTATTACTTTGTTATTGAAAGAAATGGGTGTGCGGAACTTAATAGTCCGCGGGGTTAATCCCATGCACGCGCAGTTATTGTCAAAAGTCGGAGCGGACCGCATTGTGTTTCCGGAGAAGGAAATGGCTGAACGGTTGGCTGAGAGCCTGGTCTCTCCTAATATTATTGAACAAATAGAATTATCGCCGGAATATAATATTACCGAAATATTGTTGCCTCAAATGTTAAAGGGTAAAACTATTAAGGAAGCTGATATCCGTGCGAGGTTTAATTTGCATGTAATCGGGCTCCGGCGTAAGATGCCGGTTGTCCTTGAAGATGGGGAGACGGATTTTAAGGAAGATCTGATTATTGCGCCACAGCCGGATAGTGAACTTATGGCAGGTGATATTCTTATAATCCTCGGGCGTGATGAGGATATGAATAAATTTAAGCATTTATAG
- a CDS encoding tetratricopeptide repeat protein — MVKQDGNQKKGGSTSLTDALELGKFYFINQKYDEAVKCFEDINAKSPGNEDVLYNLGLCYEMIGNTARAQDCYDNVLALNRKHKLAKKHLEKLLGINK, encoded by the coding sequence ATGGTTAAACAAGATGGAAATCAAAAAAAGGGTGGAAGTACTAGCCTTACTGACGCGTTGGAGCTTGGGAAGTTTTATTTTATTAATCAAAAGTATGACGAGGCAGTGAAGTGTTTTGAGGATATTAATGCAAAAAGCCCGGGGAACGAAGATGTATTATATAATTTAGGATTATGTTATGAAATGATTGGTAACACTGCCCGCGCACAGGATTGTTATGATAATGTTTTGGCATTAAACAGAAAACATAAACTTGCAAAAAAACATCTTGAAAAACTGTTAGGGATTAATAAATGA
- the pheS gene encoding phenylalanine--tRNA ligase subunit alpha: MTLTELLEIIEKTAVEAEREITDTQNLETLERIKNKYLSRQGAVAQLFQQLGVVPNEDRPAAGKNINELKLKLEDGWKKRKVELDSGGSSNIAGGRIQADYTLPGKDLPHGHEHVLTKTVNKMIDVFKYLGFNVADGPEIEDEYHNFEALNIPSTHPARDMQDTFYVHSFTEKDKCVDPLTRPAHLLRTHTSPVQIRVMKNSIPPLRVICPGRVYRHDEIDASHSTVFHQVEGLAVGEKITFAQLKGVLTAFIKTFFGDNTKARFRPSYFPFVEPGAEVDMTCPFCKGPGCNVCKYSGYVEILGAGMVHPNVFKAVGYDVKKYTGYAFGIGVERVAMLKYNINDMRLFYENDLRFINQF; the protein is encoded by the coding sequence ATGACATTAACCGAACTTCTGGAGATTATTGAAAAAACAGCGGTTGAAGCTGAACGTGAAATAACGGATACTCAGAATTTAGAAACACTTGAACGTATAAAAAATAAGTATCTCAGCCGGCAAGGCGCGGTCGCGCAGTTGTTTCAGCAACTAGGAGTTGTGCCTAATGAGGATAGGCCGGCTGCCGGGAAAAATATTAATGAGCTTAAACTGAAACTTGAAGACGGGTGGAAAAAAAGAAAGGTAGAGCTTGATTCTGGGGGAAGCAGTAATATTGCCGGTGGAAGAATACAAGCTGATTATACACTACCTGGAAAAGATTTACCGCACGGGCATGAACATGTGCTTACGAAAACTGTTAATAAAATGATTGATGTATTCAAGTACCTGGGGTTCAACGTTGCTGACGGGCCGGAGATTGAAGATGAATACCATAATTTTGAAGCACTGAACATTCCTTCAACCCATCCCGCCAGGGATATGCAGGATACGTTTTATGTTCATAGTTTTACGGAGAAAGATAAATGTGTTGACCCGTTAACCCGTCCTGCGCATCTTTTACGTACACATACAAGCCCTGTGCAGATACGGGTGATGAAAAATTCAATCCCGCCTCTACGCGTGATTTGTCCGGGACGTGTTTACCGTCATGATGAAATTGATGCTTCGCATTCAACTGTGTTTCATCAGGTAGAAGGATTAGCCGTAGGAGAGAAGATTACATTCGCACAGTTGAAAGGCGTGCTTACGGCATTTATTAAAACATTTTTTGGTGACAATACTAAAGCGCGGTTTCGTCCGAGTTATTTTCCGTTTGTAGAACCCGGTGCGGAAGTTGATATGACCTGCCCGTTTTGTAAAGGGCCTGGGTGTAATGTTTGTAAATACTCAGGGTACGTTGAAATACTGGGTGCAGGTATGGTTCATCCTAACGTGTTTAAAGCCGTAGGGTATGATGTGAAGAAGTATACAGGTTACGCGTTTGGTATCGGTGTGGAACGCGTTGCTATGCTGAAATATAACATTAACGACATGCGTTTATTCTACGAAAATGACTTGCGTTTCATCAATCAGTTTTAA